In a genomic window of Candidatus Competibacteraceae bacterium:
- the hisS gene encoding histidine--tRNA ligase has product MTKAFQAIRGMNDILPGESALWQRLEATVREVLAAYGYQEIRLPLVEKTELFVRSIGEVTDIVGKEMYTFPDRDGSDSLTLRPEGTAGCARACIEHGLLHHQTQRLWYAGPMFRYEKPQKGRYRQFHQVGVEAYGMAGPDIDAELICLSARLWRRLGIRDVVLQINSLGSSAARAAYRERLVTYFTARRAELDEDSQRRLNANPLRILDSKNPAMRALIADAPSLLDQLDPESEAHFEGLKELLAAAGVAYQINPRLVRGLDYYCKTVFEWVTDTLGAQGTICAGGRYDGLIEQLGGQAVPGIGFAMGLERLIAMLAAAGQPTVEPPHVYLIVAGAAAERQGLALAEQLREQVPALRLQMHCGGGGFKAQFRRADHSGARFALILGDNEIASQTVAIKALRAAASEQLTLPRDQVTTYLRAATLEEHPTTEPDTRG; this is encoded by the coding sequence ATGACCAAAGCGTTTCAAGCCATTCGCGGCATGAACGATATCCTGCCCGGTGAATCGGCGCTGTGGCAGCGTCTCGAAGCGACCGTGCGCGAGGTGCTCGCCGCTTACGGCTATCAAGAAATCCGTCTGCCGCTGGTCGAAAAGACCGAGCTGTTCGTCCGCTCCATCGGTGAAGTGACCGATATCGTCGGCAAAGAGATGTATACCTTTCCCGACCGCGATGGCAGCGACAGCCTGACCCTGCGTCCCGAAGGGACCGCCGGTTGCGCGCGCGCCTGCATCGAACACGGCCTGCTGCACCACCAAACCCAGCGGCTGTGGTATGCCGGTCCGATGTTTCGCTACGAAAAACCTCAGAAAGGCCGCTATCGCCAGTTCCATCAAGTCGGCGTCGAGGCTTACGGCATGGCCGGTCCCGATATCGACGCCGAGCTGATCTGCCTGTCGGCGCGGCTGTGGCGACGGCTCGGTATCCGCGATGTGGTCCTGCAAATCAACTCGCTCGGCTCCAGCGCCGCCCGCGCGGCCTATCGCGAACGCTTGGTGACGTACTTCACCGCCCGGCGCGCGGAGCTGGACGAGGATAGCCAGCGCCGTTTGAACGCCAATCCCCTGCGGATTCTGGACAGCAAGAATCCGGCGATGCGAGCGCTGATCGCGGACGCGCCGTCGCTGCTCGACCAGCTCGACCCCGAGTCCGAAGCGCATTTTGAGGGGTTGAAGGAACTGCTCGCCGCGGCTGGCGTCGCTTACCAGATCAACCCAAGATTGGTGCGCGGCCTGGATTACTACTGCAAAACCGTGTTTGAATGGGTGACCGACACGTTGGGCGCTCAGGGAACCATCTGCGCCGGCGGCCGCTACGACGGCTTGATCGAACAATTGGGGGGTCAAGCGGTGCCGGGCATCGGCTTTGCGATGGGCTTGGAGCGGCTGATCGCCATGCTCGCCGCCGCCGGCCAACCGACCGTCGAGCCGCCGCACGTCTATCTGATCGTGGCTGGCGCGGCGGCGGAACGGCAGGGCTTGGCGCTGGCCGAACAGTTGCGCGAACAGGTGCCGGCGCTGCGCTTGCAAATGCATTGCGGCGGCGGCGGCTTCAAGGCCCAGTTTCGTCGGGCCGACCACAGCGGCGCCCGGTTTGCCCTGATTCTGGGCGACAACGAGATCGCCAGCCAAACCGTCGCCATCAAAGCGTTGCGCGCCGCCGCCAGCGAACAACTGACTCTCCCGAGGGATCAAGTCACCACCTATTTGCGGGCGGCAACCTTGGAAGAACACCCAACAACCGAACCGGATACCCGAGGATAG